In Kiritimatiellales bacterium, a genomic segment contains:
- a CDS encoding tyrosine-type recombinase/integrase: MEKIASTTKQRKKQNKNRSQRGQGRLYKRDNSGKEHSADYKGGVFYLEYKANGKRIKQRLVNNAGEPITVRKDAELARARIMAPFAAKGTVDQLKAVQAKLADAETAYEQAVDEANPPLSISDAWDAYVQNLERPDSSPEMLNYYASYWRRFTEWLSGTNAGILFLRDVTAQTAQNYAVALGHANFSSNTFNKHTNFLRLLFKVLRDQARMQENPFERIRRKKLNSHGRRELTIAELKIILENASGDLQTLLFIGTFTGLRLGDCCTLKWGEVDLDRGLIRRITNKTAKKQKPVLIGIPSALSEKLHEIPASKRKGFVLPSYAGTYLHRNEKGSPTRRSQITNEIQQHFLKCGIKTTNDETQVKQRKRTAVEVGFHSLRHTYVSIHAEHGTPQAVVQAVVGHGSPAMTAHYTHIGEDTARQVANVLTLDVPSTTVQKEIPAWVKEKLMSMTKDSWEQIKLELLGE, from the coding sequence ATGGAGAAGATAGCTAGCACAACGAAGCAACGCAAGAAACAAAATAAAAACCGTAGTCAGCGCGGGCAAGGTCGGCTTTACAAGCGGGATAATTCAGGAAAAGAGCATTCTGCCGATTACAAGGGCGGTGTGTTTTATCTTGAATATAAAGCCAATGGAAAGCGGATAAAGCAGCGATTAGTAAACAACGCCGGCGAGCCGATCACTGTTCGCAAAGATGCTGAATTAGCTCGTGCCCGGATCATGGCTCCGTTTGCCGCAAAAGGCACGGTAGACCAGCTTAAGGCGGTACAGGCGAAACTGGCAGATGCAGAAACAGCCTATGAGCAAGCCGTCGATGAGGCGAATCCGCCATTGTCCATTTCTGATGCATGGGATGCCTATGTTCAAAACCTGGAACGCCCTGATTCCAGCCCTGAAATGCTGAATTATTACGCATCGTATTGGCGACGGTTCACCGAATGGCTGTCGGGAACAAATGCCGGGATTTTGTTTTTGCGCGATGTAACGGCACAGACAGCTCAAAACTATGCTGTAGCGTTGGGACATGCAAATTTCAGCTCGAATACGTTTAATAAGCATACGAATTTTTTACGACTCTTATTCAAGGTTTTGAGAGATCAGGCGCGTATGCAGGAAAATCCGTTTGAACGTATTCGCCGGAAAAAACTTAATTCACATGGGCGGCGAGAACTGACCATAGCCGAATTGAAGATAATTTTAGAAAATGCTTCCGGCGATTTACAAACATTGCTTTTTATCGGGACGTTTACAGGTTTGCGATTAGGAGATTGTTGTACGCTAAAATGGGGCGAGGTTGATCTCGATCGCGGACTGATTCGCCGTATCACGAATAAAACTGCAAAAAAACAAAAACCTGTTTTAATCGGTATTCCTTCTGCACTTAGTGAAAAACTGCACGAAATACCGGCAAGTAAGCGGAAAGGTTTTGTTCTTCCATCGTATGCAGGAACTTATTTGCACAGAAATGAAAAAGGTTCTCCCACTCGTCGCTCGCAGATTACCAACGAAATTCAACAACATTTTTTGAAATGCGGTATTAAAACCACCAATGACGAAACCCAAGTCAAACAAAGAAAGCGTACGGCGGTTGAAGTGGGCTTTCATTCATTGCGTCATACATATGTTTCTATTCATGCAGAACACGGGACACCTCAAGCTGTGGTTCAGGCCGTTGTTGGACATGGTAGCCCGGCAATGACTGCGCATTACACGCACATTGGAGAAGATACCGCCCGGCAGGTTGCAAATGTTCTTACTCTTGATGTGCCATCTACGACCGTTCAGAAAGAAATTCCGGCGTGGGTAAAAGAAAAACTGATGTCCATGACGAAAGATAGTTGGGAACAAATAAAACTCGAATTACTGGGAGAGTAG